The Toxorhynchites rutilus septentrionalis strain SRP chromosome 3, ASM2978413v1, whole genome shotgun sequence genome includes a region encoding these proteins:
- the LOC129774002 gene encoding uncharacterized protein K02A2.6-like: MNQSLEALPVSFKTVQAKTRIDETLQQVIKHVNTTWPTKKTSITDPHIQEFFQRRESLSITAGCLMYGERLVLPSVLRKKVLVELHKGHPGIERMRSLARQYVYWPHIDKDIERLVQTCNECSSVAKMDRKTNLESWPVPEKPWQRLHLDYAGPLNGWYFLILVDAYTKWPEVVRTKDITSAATIRILRDIFARFGTPETLVTDNGKQFTSEMFEAYCEFNAILHLKTAPFHPQSNGLAERFVDTFKRTLKKITAGGETLQDAINTFLQCTMSHRSGTKVSCRTSAWQTNSHVQDQQFDRRHGAKPRNYFRQDLVWAKVFRNNKWHWEAGEVLERIGKVMYNVWLPGKQTMIRSHCNQLRTRHHSENQLSATEPAKAPLSILLDSWNLHSPTPVQEERPPLPLEMDEFPPQASVQRQRNPPRQLQLPTAAHRSSRTRRLPARYDPYHLF, encoded by the exons ATGAACCAATCCCTGGAAGCCCTACCAGTTTCGTTCAAGACCGTTCAAGCCAAAACCCGCATAGATGAAACCCTGCAACAGGTGATCAAGCACGTCAACACCACGTGGCCTACCAAGAAAACGAGCATCACAGATCCGCACATTCAAGAGTTCTTCCAGCGTCGCGAGTCCCTCTCCATCACCGCTGGCTGCTTGATGTATGGCGAACGTTTGGTGTTACCATCCGTTCTCCGAAAGAAGGTTCTCGTGGAGCTGCACAAAGGTCATCCCGGTATCGAACGTATGCGGTCCCTTGCTCGACAGTACGTCTACTGGCCCCATATAGATAAGGACATCGAAAGGCTGGTGCAGACGTGCAACGAATGTTCGAGTGTGGCGAAAATGGATCGTAAAACCAACCTCGAGTCGTGGCCAGTACCGGAGAAACCCTGGCAACGACTTCATCTCGACTACGCCGGTCCTTTGAATGGGTGGTATTTTCTGATCCTAGTGGACGCCTACACCAAATGGCCGGAGGTGGTCAGAACAAAAGACATCACTTCTGCAGCGACAATTCGCATTCTCCGTGACATTTTCGCCAGATTCGGGACCCCGGAGACACTGGTTACCGACAACGGGAAGCAGTTTACCAGCGAAATGTTCGAGGCCTACTGCGAGTTCAACGCCATTCTTCACCTGAAGACCGCTCCCTTCCATCCGCAGTCGAATGGCCTCGCGGAAAGATTCGTCGACACCTTTAAGAGGACGTTGAAGAAAATAACCGCCGGAGGGGAAACGCTGCAAGATGCCATCAACACTTTTCTACAGTGCACCATGTCGCACCGCTCCGGAACGAAAGTCTCCTGCCGAACTTCTGCTTGGCAGACGAATTCGCACGTC CAAGATCAGCAGTTTGACCGGCGGCATGGCGCGAAACCAAGAAACTACTTCCGCCAGGACCTCGTCTGGGCCAAAGTGTTCCGGAACAACAAGTGGCACTGGGAAGCAGGAGAGGTGCTCGAACGCATTGGCAAGGTCATGTACAACGTCTGGTTGCCTGGGAAGCAAACCATGATAAGGTCCCACTGCAATCAGCTGCGAACACGTCATCATTCCGAAAACCAACTGTCTGCGACCGAACCAGCGAAAGCTCCGTTGAGTATCCTGTTGGACTCCTGGAACCTACATAGTCCGACACCCGTGCAGGAGGAGCGGCCTCCTCTTCCTCTAGAGATGGACGAATTCCCGCCGCAAGCCAGTGTTCAACGACAACGCAATCCCCCTAGACAACTGCAACTACCCACAGCAGCTCACAGATCTTCGAGGACTCGAAGACTTCCTGCGAGATATGATCCCTACCACCTTTTCTAA
- the LOC129777981 gene encoding uncharacterized protein LOC129777981, translated as MTLAFPRIVVCPLTALYRHTLPKDGQMCAKERNSNGKVRRIEVPKILERDKIASRADGKHDNIPLFQCNYPMHSLHGSGTGTTLLRYNLSTHLFIGLHYFYSTAMEIYRFSVRGV; from the exons ATGACTTTGGCCTTTCCTCGCATTGTCGTTTGCCCATTGACAGCACTCTATCGGCACACGCTGCCGAAAGACGGCCAAATGTGTGCGAAGGAAAGGAACAGCAAtggcaaagtacgtagaatagaag ttcCAAAAATCCTGGAAAGAGACAAAATCGCAAGTCGTGCCGACGGTAAACACGATAATATACCGCTTTTTCAGTGCAA CTATCCCATGCATTCGCTCCATGGATCGGGAacgggaacgacactgcttcgatataacctctcaacacatttgtttatcggattgcattatttttatagtacag CAATGGAAATCTATCGTTTTTCTGTCCGAGGTGTTTGA
- the LOC129774003 gene encoding uncharacterized protein K02A2.6-like: MHYNKDCRFQDQKCNECGKKKKQPSTKTVTIRNIIQGRKFVKLQVNNVLLRLQLDTGSDISIISHRSWNKLGRPRTKPTVCTARTASGEPLDLVAEMWRNISLNGVTKGGRCFIAAPNVDILGIDWMDLFGLWNQPITSFCKQVSAQPSQSLATLQAQFPEVFTNEMGLCKKAPVKLVLKGDPKPVFKPKRPVAYCMEGVSLENLGILKKVDFAGWAAPIVVVRKPNGTVRICADFSTGLNSVLEPNQYPLTLPEDIFAKMSGCRVFSHIDLSNAYLQVEVDPESQPLLTINTHKGLFQFTRLSPGIKSAPGAFQQLMDTMLAGLPCTVGYLDDIVVGGRTEEEHRRNLFLVLQRLQAFGFTVRIEKCSFHMRQVKYLGQILDGDGIRPDPDKIAPIVSMPASHELLKAGEKFEWSSAGQKSLDRFHEILQSPLLLTHYNPKLELVVSTNASSVGLGARIAHKFDGWHADGTVKAICHASRSLTAAESNYSQIEKEGMALIFAVTKFHRIIFGRRFVLEIDHKPLLAIFGSKKGIPTYTANRLQRWALTLLLYDFDIHYVSTDALGHADILSRLINRHVRPE, translated from the exons ATGCACTACAACAAGGACTGCCGGTTCCAAGACCAAAAATGCAACGAGTGTGGCAAG aagaaaaaGCAACCGTCGACGAAGACGGTGACGATCCGAAACATCATCCAGGGTCGGAAATTCGTCAAGCTCCAGGTCAACAACGTACTCCTTCGCCTACAATTAGACACAGGGTCCGATATTTCGATAATTTCGCACCGCTCGTGGAACAAACTCGGTCGGCCCCGGACGAAACCAACGGTTTGCACCGCGCGAACAGCTTCCGGAGAACCACTCGATCTTGTTGCCGAGATGTGGCGCAACATTTCCCTCAATGGAGTCACAAAAGGGGGGAGGTGTTTCATCGCCGCTCCTAACGTCGACATTCTAGGAATTGACTGGATGGATTTGTTTGGGTTGTGGAACCAGCCAATCACATCGTTCTGCAAGCAGGTCAGCGCCCAACCAAGTCAGTCGCTGGCTACTCTTCAAGCTCAGTTCCCCGAAGTTTTCACTAACGAGATGGGCCTCTGCAAGAAGGCTCCCGTCAAGCTGGTCCTGAAAGGCGATCCGAAACCAGTCTTCAAGCCGAAGCGTCCGGTAGCGTACTGCATGGAAGGTGTATCGCTAGAGAATCTGGGCATTCTGAAGAAGGTGGATTTCGCTGGATGGGCAGCACCAATCGTAGTGGTCCGGAAACCCAATGGCACCGTCCGGATTTGTGCTGATTTTTCGACTGGCTTGAACAGCGTACTCGAGCCGAATCAGTACCCTCTAACGCTACCCGAAGATATATTCGCCAAAATGTCCGGATGTCGGGTGTTTAGCCATATCGACCTTTCTAATGCCTACTTACAAGTTGAGGTCGATCCGGAGAGTCAACCGTTACTCACCATAAACACCCACAAAGGCCTCTTCCAATTCACCCGCTTGTCGCCCGGCATCAAATCTGCCCCAGGCGCATTCCAACAGCTGATGGACACGATGCTCGCTGGTTTACCGTGTACCGTTGGTTATTTGGATGACATCGTAGTGGGAGGTCGAACGGAAGAGGAACATCGGCGCAACCTTTTCCTTGTGTTGCAACGACTGCAAGCATTCGGCTTCACTGTCCGCATAGAGAAATGCAGTTTCCACATGCGGCAAGTGAAATATCTCGGGCAGATCCTCGATGGCGATGGAATTCGTCCAGATCCGGACAAGATTGCTCCGATTGTCAGCATGCCAGCTTCGCACGAA TTGCTGAAGGCAGGAGAAAAGTTCGAATGGTCATCAGCTGGCCAGAAGTCGCTCGACCGTTTTCACGAAATTCTTCAGTCCCCGCTTCTGTTGACGCACTACAACCCGAAACTAGAATTAGTTGTGTCGACAAATGCTTCCTCCGTTGGTCTGGGTGCCCGGATCGCACACAAATTTGATGGATGGCATGCGGATGGCACCGTGAAAGCCATTTGCCACGCTTCGCGCAGTTTGACAGCAGCGGAGAGTAATTACAGCCAGATCGAAAAGGAGGGTATGGCTTTGATATTCGCCGTGACCAAATTCCACCGGATTATATTCGGACGGCGTTTCGTGCTCGAGATCGACCACAAGCCTTTGCTCGCCATATTCGGGTCGAAAAAGGGCATCCCCACGTACACCGCCAACCGGCTCCAGAGATGGGCGTTGACACTGCTTCTCTACGATTTCGACATACACTATGTGTCGACAGATGCTTTAGGACACGCGGACATCCTGTCCCGCCTTATCAATCGCCATGTTCGTCCGGAATAG
- the LOC129774004 gene encoding uncharacterized protein K02A2.6-like — translation MAGNNFHHLQQQQPPNIQEQGLQILSNQQLLMTQILQQQSATQLAIRNLSYDERVLDSLSSNMAEFVYDKDNGHTFDAWFSRYVDLFDKDARKLDDAAKVRLLLRNLSPPDHERYNSFILPRLAREFTFTETLTKEESDDYLAYSCKVNKACVDSKLSELPEEQFKCLIYVCGLKSNQYAEVRMHLINKLNENVNLTLQQVVDK, via the exons ATGGCGGGGAACAATTTCCATCATCTACAGCAGCAGCAACCACCAAACATCCAGGAACAGGGGCTGCAAATTCTTTCCAACCAGCAGCTGCTAATGACGCAAATTCTCCAGCAACAAAGCGCCACGCAGCTTGCCATCCGCAATCTTTCCTACGACGAAAGGGTGCTGGACTCGCTTTCGAGCAACATGGCGGAGTTCGTGTATGACAAAGACAATGGACACACGTTCGACGCATGGTTTTCCAGGTATGTCGACCTTTTTGACAAGGACGCCCGGAAGCTCGATGACGCAGCGAAAGTGCGATTGCTCCTGCGAAATCTTAGCCCACCCGATCACGAGCGCTACAATAGCTTCATTCTGCCGAGGCTCGCTCGTGAATTTACGTTCACAGAGACC CTCACCAAGGAGGAGAGTGACGATTACCTGGCATACTCGTGCAAGGTGAACAAGGCATGTGTTGATTCCAAACTTTCGGAATTACCTGAAGAGCAGTTCAAATGCCTTATTTACGTCTGTGGTCTGAAGTCAAATCAATATGCCGAAGTTAGAATGCATCTCATCAACAAGCTGAACGAGAACGTTAATTTGACGCTACAGCAAGTCGTGGATAAGTGA